One Armatimonadota bacterium DNA segment encodes these proteins:
- a CDS encoding AAC(3) family N-acetyltransferase — MVTVQDITSAVQRMGLSGLPLCVHASLRSFGRVDGGASAVVAGLLGKGCTVLVPTFSWTFAVPPPARFRRPRNAWDYDDKFEPSSAGEGRIFTPDSNEIDVEDMGAIPASVIAMPERVRGCHPLCSFSAIGPLAARLVSGQTPLHVWAPLEALAEAGGSVVLMGVGLEKMTLLHLAEQTAGRNPFRRWANGTDGDPIEVEAGGCSDGFGNLLPVLRPLQSECKVGTSRWLIFPVSATLEAVTAAIRADPMITHCPKPDCGRCNDAAQGGPVLDD, encoded by the coding sequence GTGGTGACCGTGCAGGACATCACCAGTGCCGTGCAGCGGATGGGCCTCTCTGGGCTCCCGCTCTGCGTGCACGCGTCTCTGCGCTCGTTCGGCCGGGTAGATGGAGGCGCGTCGGCTGTCGTCGCCGGTCTCCTCGGCAAGGGCTGCACCGTCCTGGTCCCCACCTTCTCGTGGACTTTCGCTGTGCCGCCTCCCGCCAGGTTCCGGCGACCGCGGAATGCGTGGGACTATGATGACAAGTTCGAACCCTCCTCTGCGGGAGAGGGACGCATCTTCACGCCTGACTCCAATGAGATCGACGTTGAGGACATGGGTGCGATACCCGCGAGTGTCATCGCCATGCCGGAGCGCGTCCGTGGGTGCCATCCTCTCTGCTCCTTCTCGGCCATCGGCCCGCTGGCGGCGCGGTTGGTGTCGGGACAAACACCGCTGCACGTCTGGGCGCCCCTGGAGGCCTTGGCAGAAGCTGGAGGTTCTGTCGTGCTCATGGGGGTGGGCTTGGAGAAGATGACTCTCCTGCACCTTGCCGAACAGACGGCGGGGCGCAATCCATTCCGCCGGTGGGCCAACGGTACCGACGGCGACCCAATTGAGGTCGAGGCAGGCGGCTGTTCTGACGGGTTCGGAAACTTGCTCCCGGTGCTCCGACCTCTGCAGAGTGAATGCAAAGTGGGCACCAGCCGCTGGCTGATCTTCCCTGTCTCGGCGACATTGGAGGCGGTCACCGCAGCGATTCGCGCCGATCCGATGATCACCCACTGTCCCAAGCCGGACTGCGGGCGCTGCAACGACGCTGCGCAGGGCGGCCCGGTACTCGATGATTGA
- a CDS encoding GNAT family N-acetyltransferase, with the protein MAAGRERKRDESLDRSRTMHDDLRIRTCRERDIVPLARQFSSGDSHVHAFRYARQQDGHSVYLIAWLAEAPVGHLDLWWQAAEDSPSAQQHLAGCPELNGIAVLPQYQSRGIGTRLIAAAEQKARERGFREVCVGVDPENTRARSLYKRLGYRDWGHGVVEAYWLLPDQHGTRHAEEAVYLRKNLGSE; encoded by the coding sequence ATGGCGGCAGGTCGAGAGCGCAAACGAGACGAATCACTTGACCGGAGTCGCACCATGCACGATGACCTACGCATTCGGACTTGTCGCGAACGGGATATAGTCCCACTGGCTCGCCAATTCTCATCAGGCGACTCTCACGTTCACGCCTTTCGCTACGCGAGGCAGCAGGATGGGCACAGCGTCTATCTAATCGCCTGGCTGGCAGAAGCTCCTGTGGGACACCTGGATCTCTGGTGGCAGGCGGCGGAGGATTCTCCGAGCGCGCAGCAGCACCTCGCCGGGTGTCCTGAGTTGAACGGCATTGCCGTCCTGCCCCAGTACCAATCCCGGGGCATTGGGACGCGACTGATCGCTGCCGCCGAGCAGAAGGCTCGCGAGCGCGGGTTCCGGGAAGTGTGCGTGGGGGTGGACCCCGAAAATACGCGGGCGCGCTCCCTCTACAAGCGGCTGGGCTACCGAGACTGGGGACATGGCGTCGTGGAGGCGTATTGGCTTCTGCCTGACCAGCACGGTACGCGCCACGCAGAGGAGGCCGTGTATCTGCGAAAGAATCTGGGCAGCGAGTAG
- a CDS encoding sigma-70 family RNA polymerase sigma factor, which yields MENEIVPAQRSDGELVDATLSGDHDAFGELVARYQDAVFGVAFHLVGDFEEARDIAQEAFINAYVQLPTLRSPDRFGRWLFRIASARAIDTLRRREHELVVADVQPRTDQRLTQEAPVQLDLACQLRQALAVLSKPTRLAVILHYVDGYSHNEVAQFIGISAGAVKVRLSRARARMRKEITEMVAEGLQGGSPGPEFAKMTVERLRTKAWGLFKGSDRESKDYRRAYAAYTQLRSKASDPQTAAEAQMMAGICLLNSGRFQEAIDAFWDAIRSYPEHVDSPLLAYLADAYEQAGEHEKSLCWRGTILAHEEGDPYRWPAESAHFWMARCLEELKLRSLAQKGYEGYLSRYPDGRWAAESHAGLQRTAE from the coding sequence ATGGAGAATGAGATCGTGCCAGCCCAGCGATCAGACGGCGAACTAGTGGACGCAACCCTGTCGGGCGATCACGACGCTTTCGGCGAACTGGTCGCCCGCTACCAGGACGCTGTCTTTGGGGTTGCCTTCCACCTAGTGGGGGACTTCGAGGAGGCAAGAGACATCGCCCAGGAGGCGTTTATCAATGCCTACGTGCAGCTTCCCACGCTACGGAGCCCGGACCGGTTCGGGCGCTGGCTTTTCCGGATTGCCAGCGCGAGAGCTATCGATACCTTGCGCCGACGTGAGCATGAACTGGTCGTCGCCGACGTTCAGCCCCGAACGGACCAGCGACTCACCCAGGAAGCCCCAGTTCAGCTCGATCTTGCGTGTCAGCTACGCCAAGCGTTGGCAGTTCTGAGCAAGCCGACCCGGCTGGCGGTCATTCTCCACTACGTCGATGGCTACTCGCACAACGAGGTTGCGCAGTTTATCGGCATCTCGGCAGGTGCAGTCAAGGTGCGCCTGAGCAGAGCGAGAGCTCGCATGCGAAAGGAGATCACAGAGATGGTTGCAGAAGGACTGCAGGGCGGCTCACCAGGACCTGAGTTCGCGAAGATGACTGTGGAGCGGCTCAGGACGAAAGCATGGGGTCTCTTCAAAGGGAGCGACCGGGAGAGCAAGGATTACCGGCGAGCGTACGCGGCATACACCCAACTTCGGTCGAAGGCCTCCGACCCGCAGACTGCTGCGGAAGCCCAGATGATGGCAGGTATCTGCCTGCTGAACTCCGGACGCTTCCAAGAGGCAATCGACGCGTTCTGGGACGCGATTCGCTCATACCCGGAGCACGTGGATTCGCCCTTGCTGGCTTACCTGGCGGACGCCTATGAGCAAGCCGGCGAGCACGAGAAATCGCTCTGCTGGCGCGGCACGATTCTGGCCCACGAGGAAGGCGATCCCTATCGTTGGCCTGCGGAGAGTGCGCACTTCTGGATGGCCCGCTGCCTGGAAGAACTGAAGCTGCGGTCACTGGCACAGAAAGGGTACGAGGGTTACCTCTCGCGGTACCCAGACGGCCGGTGGGCGGCTGAGTCTCACGCTGGTTTGCAGCGCACTGCCGAATGA
- a CDS encoding NADH:flavin oxidoreductase: MARLFDPIDLHPSLRLKNRVVMPPMLRNHAGADGVVTQEVIQHYVARADGGVGLIIVEATYVREDGKLSPRQLGISKDTHIEPLSRLAGAIREHGAAAAIQIHHAGGVADPKTIGGHGVAPSADAFPGPDGPRELTTAEAHQLAALFGAAAGRARAAGFDAVELHGAHGFLVNQFLSPATNHRHDQYGGGPDGRLRFALECVQAMREAAGNDYPIIVRISAIEERPNGLTLEDSCQIARALESAGACAIHVSASLSSPRDYEPGHLVPLAAGIKQAVSVPIIAVGKLHDPELANRVIEEGRADLVAVGSQLLKQPDWPQRAAAVLDQEV; encoded by the coding sequence ATGGCGAGGCTGTTCGACCCGATTGACCTGCACCCGTCCCTGCGCTTGAAAAACCGCGTCGTCATGCCGCCCATGCTGCGCAACCACGCCGGCGCGGACGGCGTGGTGACCCAGGAGGTTATCCAGCACTATGTTGCGCGCGCGGACGGCGGCGTCGGCCTCATCATCGTCGAGGCCACTTACGTACGCGAGGACGGCAAGCTATCACCCAGGCAGCTTGGCATATCGAAGGACACGCATATCGAGCCGTTGTCGCGGCTGGCGGGGGCGATCAGGGAGCACGGGGCGGCGGCGGCCATTCAGATTCACCACGCGGGTGGGGTCGCCGATCCCAAGACCATCGGCGGCCACGGGGTAGCGCCCTCCGCCGACGCATTCCCCGGTCCTGATGGGCCGCGGGAGCTGACCACGGCCGAGGCGCACCAGCTGGCCGCGCTCTTCGGGGCGGCGGCAGGGCGCGCGAGGGCCGCCGGCTTCGACGCGGTGGAGCTCCACGGCGCGCACGGTTTCCTGGTCAACCAGTTCCTCTCGCCCGCGACCAACCATCGCCACGACCAATACGGCGGAGGCCCCGACGGGCGGCTGCGCTTCGCGTTGGAGTGCGTGCAGGCGATGCGCGAGGCTGCGGGCAACGACTATCCCATTATCGTCCGCATCAGCGCCATCGAGGAGCGCCCCAACGGCCTGACGCTCGAGGATAGCTGTCAGATCGCGCGCGCCTTGGAGTCGGCCGGCGCGTGTGCGATTCACGTTTCGGCGAGCTTGAGCAGCCCCCGGGACTACGAGCCCGGCCACCTGGTGCCGCTGGCCGCGGGCATCAAGCAGGCGGTCTCGGTGCCCATCATCGCGGTGGGCAAGCTGCACGACCCGGAGCTGGCCAACCGCGTAATCGAGGAGGGCCGCGCCGACCTCGTCGCCGTGGGATCGCAACTGCTCAAGCAGCCCGACTGGCCGCAGCGCGCCGCGGCGGTCCTGGACCAGGAGGTGTGA